AGCATGTGAATGGTTTGTGTCTGGAGTGTATGGTTGATGTGTAGGGTTATTGAGACTGAACAGGGTcgggggggtggaagggatgggggagggTGTATTTAAAGTTAGTAGGgctcttttttattttcttagAATTACTTCGTTAGGAAGGAGAATTTAGACATGTGGAGCTAACGTTTGTTTGCAGACTGCCATTatatcatagaagaagaagaacccAATCCCAAAGAAGAAGAAGTAAACAGAAGTAGCCGTCGGTGATGGCAGAAGTGAAATGAAAAGCGCATCGAGAGGAGTTGGAGAAGAGAAATGGACAACAGTAGTGTCGAAGAAtggaatgaaaaataaaaaagtgtCAATAATTGAAGGGGATGATCATATATCCAACAATGATTTGTTTCTTGTTGGGATGAGATTTTTTTGATGACGATGTTTAACTGGGATGTCCGTTCGGGGTCTCGAAGAGGGTGAATCTTATGTTGGGAAAAGTTCAATCAGAGTGACCAGGAGTGGACTTAATTCATTTTGTGTCTgtggaacagaggaagagggcaGTGGGTCTCACAAGAATCGAGTCACCCAAAGTATCGTGCATTGAACTCCAGAGTAGGGTGTCGATGGAAGGTAAAGATGAAAACCTTGTAACAGGAATCCCAGGTGTGGTTAATGCCCGTCGCTTGACCTGCATGGTGGAAGGAACAATGGGAGAAAGTTAGTCGGTTCTATAGTTTTTTGATGATGAGCACCTCCCTACGCATGTGAAGCTGGGGTATATCAGTTACGCAGTAAGAGCTTTTGTCTCCAAAACATTACAGTGTAAAAATTGTAAAGGATTTGGCCATGTTTCAAATGGGTGGAGTATACAGATCGGGGTGAAGAATGGCCTTGTTGCAATTGTGGTTGGGATCATGGCCCAAAGTTTGTGGAGTGCCCTGTAAGGGTGAAGGAGGTTGACGTGGCAAAAGTAAGGGCGGTACATCAGAGTTCCTATGCGGTGGCAAGCAAAATAATTGAGTGAGCAAGTGAAGATGAAGAAATGGTAGTTGATGCACCAATACCCATAGTCAATAGGCCTCTTTGTCAACCAAGAGAACCGGACATGCTGTATGTAAAGAAAGTCTATTTTTGGGCTTTCATTGCAACTGTGATAAACTGCACGGCTCAAGTAGAAATGAACTCATTGTGACTAAGACAGGGACAGTATCTGGGTCTTTAGGAATTCACAGCGGAAGATTTACAAGGGTTATTGGTGATGGAAGATGTGCCACCCTCCCAGGCTCCTGAGCCTGTGAAGGGATCAGACATGGATTATTGATTTAAACAGATGAAGACAAGAGCATGTTGAGTGATTTTTGGTTAGTCGGTATGAGTATTTTTATTCACATTTTATTTGATTCCGCACAGTTGGCGGCGACAATACACCCCTTTGCGTGTAGTTCGACATGAAACCCAAAGAAGTGTAAACGGAAATTAACAGCGACCAAGAACAATTTCCACGTTCGAGTTTTTGTTGTTATTTATACGTTTATTAACACCATGGAACTCAGAATATGAGTAATTTAACTGCACAACATCACATACTTACAGCACTTGGCTGACAGATGTTATCAAGGTAACGCTAACAATGGCTAACagtatggtttttcacactcaaatagcctccattatggaggtgctagcaaatgcagccgtggcagaggtctgtaaactcgtagatgacgactatgcagtgtttcatttggaaataactcaaagccagaaagaaaacagggcatTGCGGAGGAGACTACAGCTACTGGAACTGAGGGGAGCGCGTCCTCGCCAGTCgtgtcaagatcctcgaccgatacagaggaaAGGCAAGAGGTACTGTACATGTTGCGGAAGGCTGAGTTTACGCAGCCTGTTGCAGCGTTCACCTCTGCACATGTGTTCAGATGTGTTAAGTTAAGTAATTAGTAAGCTATGTAATTGCAATTTTGAGCAAAGACACAATATGATATTCTAACCAGATTCTTATCAGATTCATGATTTACTGCATTTCCTATTATTAACTCAATGAAAACATTGTGATGTATGAACATAATACATTTATCAATAAATAGTATATCAATAAGTTATGAGAAGTGTTACCTTACATCGTTACCAATTATAATCAGTGTCAAATCTGTCAATAGTGTACAATATACTATTGAGCATTGACAGTAGCTAACCTAACCATCTCTTTTCCCCCAATCactctctcaggtgaaggacatctcactggaggccacaggagctttgtgaagccagtgggacacaatacatggagagatgaccaaccaatcactgttgatgaggggagtggaacctcaacccagcacgTTATCATGATAGAGGTTAGTGTCATAGTATTGCATCAAATGTGGCCAGTTTGTTTCAGAAAGGCTCCCCTCAGCTATTCATTTGCTTACATGTACATCCGGATTTATCTGCCATAAGGGAGCTTGTGAAACCAATTTTACTCATGTACTGGTAACAACCTCCTCTCTTCTTGTGTCAGTCTTCAGATGCAGAGGCTGAACATCATGGGGTCAAGCAGGAaaggactgaaggagaggaggacctacagcaaagcagagacatccagactggaGCTCCCCCTGTAGCCACGGAGGACACCGGCCCAGCGCAGTCCAGTACCCGACGCAGCATCACTGAGGTCTGTGGAACGAAAACACTGTCCTCAAGTCAGAGACGGACACTGAGACTTTAAATGTAACACACAGTCTCTTACACACAGGATCTGAACACATATCAGACCCAGACAGTCTGGGTCCATTGGGCTGTCCTCTTGTTCCCGGCTCAGAATACTTACCAATATTTCACCAGAGCCAGAGGACGGTTCATTCCTGTGGAGATGGTGAGGTGTTATACACTGGCGTTGATGACCCTTCTTGTACTTATGCTACAGAAATGGACCCTGGCAACGTATCCTTGGATTTGGAGACACAGACTGATCTgtctagaggggactggaaccggtacagtagtagtgtatactctgaagggtgcctagataagaaaggAGAGGTTATAGTGGTAGATgaggtgactgtgaaagtggagggCGACGCTCCTCCCACAGTGAATGCAGATAGTCACCTAGGAGACAGACACTCACAGGGCAGAGATTTCTTAGAATACAGGGAAAGCTTAGAGACAAATCCGAACGCTGTCACCCACTCCACTTTCCACCCGTTCTGGGATCGCGACCCAGTGTCCATGTCAATGGGGCCTTCCGATTCACACGACTGCACCCTTTTGGATCAGGCATTGAACTCAAACGACAGGGCTAGAGCCCAGGCCCGGGGAGGGGAAGCAACATCAGGCAAAAAACAGGGGGTGAAACTCTttagctgtacccagtgtcatatgcgcttcgcccaggctggcaacctgaagaggcaccagagggtacacacaggggagaaaccttacAGTTGTtcccagtgtcacatgcgctttGCCCAGGCTGGTGACCTAAAGAGGCACCAGAGTGTCCACACAGaagagaaaccctacagctgccccaagtgtgagaagaggttctcccaccagcaccatctgaagatgcacctgaagaTCCACACTGAAGTGAGGCCGTTTGCCTGTACGCACTGCGGGAAaaggttctcagagaggagctacctcaggatTCACCAGGAGAAAAACCATTCCACTCTATAACATAGAAAGTAACCATTCGAATCAATAGCTTCTGACGTTTACATCAAACCCTGCATTAAAAAGACAAAGATTAACTTTCAATTGTTGTCAGcagaaaagatccacagatgcatTTGGAATAATGAGATCAACAGATTTCAGTGTTGAATATTCCTGGGTAGAATATTGCATTCAGGCATTGTGCCTAAAAAGTCTGTTACatattgtgtttgtactgtactgtgtaggccagtggtcaccaacctatTCTGAGTCAAGGTCATTTTCACTGATCTCTCGCTCAGATTCTTTTGAAACATTACTTAACAGTTCTGTaagaatgaggtttgtgcagtaggcctaaTACATTAGCACAGCATATTGAATATATGCCTGGCCTGCCAATATTGGCCTTCTCAGACCATATTTCAAAACTCAAGCTTTGATtacaaaatagatcagttggtgtAGCAAATTGCTGAGCATAAATTGAAatgatttgtttattttattttactggactgattgTCATGGTGATTTCAATACAAatgggaactcgggaaaaaagGTGGTCAAATCAGGATGTCAGTGATTTTCAGGTTGGAAAGTCAGAGGTCTAGATAGATGCCAGAGTTTCTGACTTGGAATTCATGAACgctcaaaacatttttttccagTTGGATCTCaatagttcccagttgttttgaacacagcaTTAGTCTCAGTGGAGGGCGAGAACAGCATAGGTTCCACTTCTCACAGTCACTGCTGTAATGAGTGTGCTGAGTCaagaagcaagttcagggagtgagtgttggAAATCTTCCTCTGCTTTTCAAATATGAACTCAGAACAGGAATAGCTTATACCAATCAAAGGTTAGAGAGCTATTTTAGTAACCACATCAACTGCTTTTATTGAGCTAACTTCCCACTTATGTAACTTCGTTGGTGACGTTTCCCTGGTTACCATAGCAACATCTGATCTCACTTTGCATTGATAGCCCTGCTTACTCGGTCTGTTAGAAGTGCCACAATTATCGTTTTCTACAGGTAAGATGTCACAAAATCATTTAGACCAGTACGTACACACACTTCTTCCACAAGAATCTGCTGTCCAGATCGACTAGCCCATCTTGACGTTGTTTCATGAGAGAGGGTATGTACAGTTGATACAAGCTGCTACCACAAAAAAATAATACCCTGCTGGATCCAGTGTTCATTTCTCGACCCCAAAGTTGCTTCCATTCAGATGTGCTGCAGAGATACTAAAGCTATCACAACCCAGTGTATTGCATTTTCACTTCAGACATCTCCCAGGTATGAATGATATCACATTCACTGCTTGCATTAGTTCTGTCTTCATGTTAGCATAAAAAACAAAAGTCCAAATAAAATGAACGATCTACATTTGCATTTAAAAGAATGAATCTCAGATGTACAGTGTGCTCTGCTCAGTTAACTGAGAGGTGCCCCAAGGGAAGGGCTTCCCCGTTCCAGGCACAGCCCAGAGAGGACTTCATGAACATCCAGTTGTTGTCAAAATACATTGTGAAAAAATTGCTTTTTCATTTACTTAGCTTCCACAATGCCTTATTGACTTCGCTTCTCTTCTCTATTGTTACAGTTGGCATGTACTGTGGTATTCTAGTAGGAGACTGTATACAAGTCTAGTAGTCAAGAGTAAATATTTCTGATGAAATGTGTGATCTAATTGCCCCACAATCCAAAGTAATAAGGTTGACATAGTGGTATATCAAAGTAATCAGACCAATTATTTTACTACATTTAACTTTGACTATAGTTAACTGCTTTTAAAACAGGTAAAGCAAGTCCCACAATTTTACTTCATTACTTCACTCCCAGCACTGGTGTAGGATCTCTtggggccaaagtagtgggatggtagGTTTTGGGGGATAGTGTATAGGTGCAGGGTTGGATGAtggtgcaatttaaatgtttccctttttCTCTTTATTTGGGAACAAAATGTACAATTCACACTCCGACCTGTGAGTAGCAGCAATACACATTCCTGAATTAGATGTGCAAATGCTGTATGTAGAGGACAAACAGATTAACTCTACCACTGGGTAGGGGAGAGGCCAAATGTAAGCTCAGAGCTGTTTTGATAGATGTGTGGCAGAAGAGGTGGGATTCTGAGCCCAAGGGCCAGGATTTATATGCCCTCTAAAGAAAGGTCAGTGGACCAAGATTCAAAGGTCAGATTAGGAAGTTAGAGGTGGTGTTTGGTAAGCATATGAATGCTTTGCGTCTGGAGTGCATGGTTGATGTAATGGTGGAGCATGTGTTGTATTGTTGCAGGTAtgttgaagagagggagagatttaaGTCTAGGGTCTTTAAGGTTGGAGGATGGGAAAGGGTCTGTTGGAAGTTAGTAGGgctcttttttattttcttagTAGTATGAGGATTTAGGTTTATGGGTTTCTTTTCATTTCTACCAAAGTAGAGCTTTGGGAATCGTGATTGACTACGCACTCCAGCACaataggtggcggcatgcacctttAAACGTTTGTTTAAGACCGCCAATCTACTGAAGAAGTAAACGGAATCAAGAACGACCAGCGGCCAATAACAATTTCAACGTTTTTGTTATTTATACGGTTATAGGCGTTATTAACCCTGAAACTCAAAATATGACGGGCCTTGTTTGATAGATGTTATCTAGGTAACGCTAGCTAGCTgttaacaatggctaactgtgtggtttttcacactcaaatagcctccgttatggaggtgctagcgaatgcagccgtggcagagatctgtaaactcgtagacgacgactatgcagtgttacaattggaaataactcaaagccagaaagaaaacaggggattgcggaggaaactacagctaTTGGAACTAAAGGTGGCACGGGATCGCGCAGAGAGGACAATGCGAGAGCGCGTCGTcagtagtgtcaagatcctcgaccAATACAGAGAGatggcaagaggtacattttgcAGAAGGACGAGGCTTCTGGGCCTGTCGCCCCGTTCCCCTCTGCGCATGTGTAACTTTAGATGCGTTATTAACCACATAGTTAATTATCCAGAATTGGGTCTTTGACAGTTTTGGGATATTATGCAATAATTCCTCTGATTACTTAGCAATCTTGCACAAAGACACTCATATTCTAACcagatttatatttttttacgGCATTTCTTATTATTTACTCAATGAAAATAAGATGATGCATGGAACATAACTTATTGACATACTATTTATAGATTGATTATGTCAAGTGTTTGTTACCTTAAATCCGTGCCAATTCTAGATGCATATGTGTCTGAATACCcatactacatacttaaactgcatactgtgtacccATTGTCGCATACTATTTAGCAAGTATCATTAGTAAAGAAATATGCAGTATGCAACGCAGTAGCTGCTCCTGACTGGCTGAGTAGGTGGGGCAGGGCTGAGTGTGggtggatttttacaaattcaacAAACATTACGTTAACCAACCTGATAATGGCTAATTTCCAATTTGATTAATTTCTCTAAACTCTAAATAGAATAGGAATAGAGCTTtaggcctactcaggctggttataggaaACTTTCCACATTAGACCTACACTGTAGCCCAGAggtcagcctggtctcatagactagacgtaacattgtaaacgtaaatccgggagaccaaattagtatgatatgttaggcATGGTTACACCTTTAACTACTTTTTAGGTACTTTGCAACTacatagcatgttagctaacccttctcctaaacttaaccctgatcccctagcctagctaactttagccagctAACCCCCTAGCTAAAATGTGTAACATatattttgcaaattcgtaacatatcacacaaaatgggtgatggacatccacaaaataatacataccatacgaaatgtaacatatcatactaaatagaGTGTACGGATTTATGTACAGAAtcatacgaaatgctctgagacaagGTTGCAGGGGTTAGGCAACCCTTGCAAACCCTTCATGGTTTGGATTTAACTGACCTGGAAGATTTATGTACAGAATACGTTTTGGAGAAGGTTTAGCTAACATGCTATGTAGTTGCAAAGTACATAAAAAGTAGTTAAAGGTGACAATTAGCTAAAGCTGTCCATCATGAGATTCAgactcgcaacctttgggttgctagatgtttgcACTATCCGGCTAACGTtgttgccttaagtaaccatctgccttatgtaaccatacctaacatatcatactaatttggtCTCCCGGATTTACATTTGCTATGTTACTTCTAGTCTATGAGATCAGGCTGACCTCTGGGCTACAGTGTAGGTCAAATGTGAGGTCTaatataaccagcctgagtaggcctaAAGTTCTATTCCCTATTCTATTTAGAGTTTAGATAAATTATGTGTTGAATTTAGGAAATCGCTGAACTGATAAATTAactcagttggtcaggtgtgtgtggtgcctagttggaacaaaatcctgtaGTACCTacagcactccaggaacagggttgcttACCATAGCCCATATATCCTATTTTtgtatttaaattattttttatacctttattttcTGAACGTGTCAGCGTTGTTGATGTCATgttaatcaggccttttgattttAACATATGGATTGTTttagtcagttaataagaacaaatccttattttcaatgacagcctaggaacagtgggttccggggcagaacgacagatttttacctcagctcggggatttgatcttgcaacctttcggttacaagtccaaagctctaaccactaggctacctgccgcccatttaAAAAGTactgaagacagaaacagaatttggttccatttcaacatatttatttgTGAAACCAGAATGCTGTAACATATATTTTGTGTggaaatgtatatgtaaaaaaaatgaaatatcacatttacataagtatttagaccctttattcagtactttgttgaagcacctttggtagtttGCCGAATTTGCCGAAATTtcaaaaaaatctgttttcgctttgtcatggggtattgtgtgtagaatgagggGAACAAAAATAATTttgccattttagaataaggctgtaacgtaacaaaatgtggaaaaagttgaggagtctgaatactttccgaatgcactgtatataaattaAATCAAAATAGCCTAGTACACACACCAAAACTTTTCAAATGTTCAAATAAAAAGGCGGACAGTCGGATGCATCGCAAATTCAGAACCCCTGGACATCAACATAAAACTATAGCACTGATCATTGGGAACGAGATCAGAATCACTGGTAAGGCTTCATCCATACGTTACATAATTAAATAGGTAAAGCCTAGCCTGCAAAACTAAAACAATCCATGTTaaaatcaaaaggcctgattaacATGACATCAATAACGCAGCCACATCCCGAGTCCCCAGTGCCGACACGTTCAGAAATCAAAAGATGAAGTATTTAGTTTAAAAGCTCTGACGATGGGCAAGAGAACAATAAACACGTTTCAATGATGTAGTGCCTACAATTCAATACTCAATTATTTTAAGGAGAACAAAATCTACATTTTCCCAATTAAGTAGCTTAGTTTTGTTGTTTGACTACTCAAAGAGAAGTAGGGCCCATCACTCGCAGCCCACCTCTTCCAATGCATTGTGGAAAAGTGTGCATCTGTTTCTACTAGATAAAGAGCTGAGATGAGTAACATCTGGCATTTAAACCATCAAAACTTTCAAAAATTCACATAATATAGAACATTCTATTTTATCGCATACTGGGAATGTGTAATGCGCGATTGCATTGTTTCACGCTATTCGGTGATTTCAGTAGTGCATCCCTTTATCTAATTGATCGGCTGTTGTCAAAGGCGGAATTAGTATTTAAGGTACACTAGATTTTTTAATCGTTGCATACTATTACACTTTGTTTTCGCATACTCAAACAGCATACTATTTAGGACGCAAGTATGGGCATTCGGACACCGTCACAGTCAAAACTGTcaatagtgtactatatagtgttGAGCATTGACAGTAGCTAACCTAACCACCTCTTTAACCCCCAATCACTCTCTCCggtgaaggacatctcactggaggccaaaggagctttgtgaagccagTGAGAGACAATACATGGAGAcatgaccaaccaatcactgttgatgaggggagtggaacctcaacccagcacATGGTGATAGAGGTTAGTGTCATAGTGTACCATAAAAAAAATGACAGTACATTAAATGTGGCTAGTTTATttcggggctcccgagtggcgcagtggcctaaggcactgcatctcagtgctagaggtgtcactacagaccctggtttgattccaggctgtatcacaaccggctgtgattgggagtcccatagggactgGCCCAGCGGCGTTAGGGtctggccagggtaggctgtcatagtaaataagaatttgatcttaactgacttgcctagttaaataacaggtcaattaaaaatacaaattttAAAAATCAGAAAGGCTCCACTCAGCTATTCACTTGCTAACATGTGaaacggcttttgtggagcgatgggtaacgatgcttcgtgggtgactgtagttgatgtgtgcagagggtccctggttcgcgcccgggtatgggcgaggggacggtataaagttatactgttacatcgatgctgttgacccggatcactggttgctgcggaaaaggaggaggtcaaaaggggggtgagtgtaatgGATGTcaaacagctagctagttagcggtggtgcgcgctaaatagtgtttcaaatCGGTGAcctcacttgctctgagaccttgaagtagtggttccccttgctctgcaagggccgtggcttttgtggagtgatgggtaataatgcttcgtgggtgactgtagttgatgtgtgcagagggtccctggttcgcgcccgggtatgggcgaggggacggtctaaagttatactgttacacatgtaCATCCTAATTTATAGAGAGACTTCCCTTTGACATTGTTATCCAATTCAACTCATGTACTGATAATAACCTCCGTTCTTCTTGAGTCAGTCTGCAGATACAGAGGCTGCAGGTCCTGGAGGATCGTCTCTGGTAAAGCAGGAGAGGACTGAAGGAGACCCACAACAAATCAGAAACATCCAGACTGGAGTAGCGGCTGGAGTGGCGCCCCCTGTAGCCACAAAGGACCTCACCTCCTCGCCCCAGCCCAGGGCAAAATGCAACATCACAGAGAACAGTGGAACAATGAACGAGGtcctcaagtcagagacagacacagagactttAATTGTAACACAAAGGCTTTTAAATACAGGATCTGTCCTCAGGTCAGACCCAGAGGGGCTGGGGCCACTGGGCTGTCCTCCTGCTCCCGGCTCAGAGTATTTACTTTACGGTAACCTGAGCCCAAGGACAGTTCATTCCCAACGGGACTCATGTGACGCATTAGAGACTGGCAATGATCCGTCTTGTTCCTACACTACAGAGATCGAGCCTGGCAACATATCCTTGGGTTTAGAGACACAGAATGATCTGTCTAGAGGGAACTTGaaccagtacagtagtagtgtatacaCTGAAGTgtgcctagataagaaaggggGTGTTATAGTCGTAGATGAAGtgactgtgaaagtggagggCGATGCTCCTCCCACATGGAATGTAGATTGTCAtctaggagacagacactcaCAGGGCAGAGATTTGTTAGATTACAGGGGAAGCTTAGGGACAAATCTAAATGTCGCCACCCACTCCCCTTTACACGCGTTCAGGGATCGCGACCCAGTGTCCACGACGATGGGGCCTTCCGATTCACACAGCAGCATCCTTTTCgatcaggtattgaactcaaaGGGCCAAAAGGCCAAGGCTCAGGCAGTGGGAGCAACATCAGACAATAGTAATGAGAAACAGTTCCTCTGCgtgttctgtaacaaaggcttcagctgccTCCAGAAGTTGGAGATCCAcaagagggtccacacagggattaaacccttcagctgtacccagtgtcacatgcgctttGCACACTCGTCCAGCCttaagaggcaccagagggtccacacaggggagaaaccctacagctgtacccagtgtcacatgcgcttcgCCCAGGCTAGCAACCTGAAGATACACCTGAAGGTCCACATGAGAGAGAGGCCGATCGCCTGTATGGACTGCGGGAAGAGGTTCTCCGATAGGTGCTACCTCatgatacaccagcagaaaaaccaTTCCACTCTATAACATAGAAAGTAACCTTTGGGGGGAATCACGTGACCCTTGAACGAGATGGCGGCATGAACTAAGAGCTCTGCACAAGTAGTTTCCAATTCCTAATCTTACCTCCACTCCAAGTTCAAACTCCTTTAGCCGCCATGACATTTTTTTTACTAAAGCTACAAAAGGCGACACTACAGGTGACATTTTTTACCCGGACTCGAGCATTAGCGACGGAAAAAGCCTCCAAGAAGAAGCTAGCTCCAGAAAAAGCTAGCGCCATTAGCCAGGAACAAGAGGACCCGAGGCCCAACGAATGGCAACCTCGCACTCTTGtcgaagacatcctttctgagttgAGATCCAAACGTACAGAACTCAACACTAAATTAGATGCCATTAATTCTCAGCTCAGTGCGATAGTGACAATCCTGGAAaacgctttgcc
This sequence is a window from Oncorhynchus tshawytscha isolate Ot180627B linkage group LG34, Otsh_v2.0, whole genome shotgun sequence. Protein-coding genes within it:
- the LOC112231619 gene encoding oocyte zinc finger protein XlCOF7.1-like — translated: MANCVVFHTQIASVMEVLANAAVAEICKLVDDDYAVLQLEITQSQKENRGLRRKLQLLELKVARDRAERTMRERVVSSVKILDQYREMARGHLTGGQRSFVKPVRDNTWRHDQPITVDEGSGTSTQHMVIESADTEAAGPGGSSLVKQERTEGDPQQIRNIQTGVAAGVAPPVATKDLTSSPQPRAKCNITENSGTMNEVLKSETDTETLIVTQRLLNTGSVLRSDPEGLGPLGCPPAPGSEYLLYGNLSPRTVHSQRDSCDALETGNDPSCSYTTEIEPGNISLGLETQNDLSRGNLNQYSSSVYTEVCLDKKGGVIVVDEVTVKVEGDAPPTWNVDCHLGDRHSQGRDLLDYRGSLGTNLNVATHSPLHAFRDRDPVSTTMGPSDSHSSILFDQVLNSKGQKAKAQAVGATSDNSNEKQFLCVFCNKGFSCLQKLEIHKRVHTGIKPFSCTQCHMRFAHSSSLKRHQRVHTGEKPYSCTQCHMRFAQASNLKIHLKVHMRERPIACMDCGKRFSDRCYLMIHQQKNHSTL